Proteins found in one Leptospira neocaledonica genomic segment:
- a CDS encoding lysophospholipid acyltransferase family protein, whose amino-acid sequence MSEKLDVRESFKRRFLVWLVPTLVVFLQRIIGLTSKKVELGKEHFNSLYPLKKPFILCVWHTNVLYSPYLNKNRKLAVLISESKDGDFITGVVHRFGNGSIRGSSSKGGSKALKAMIVHLRKNLPAAFTPDGPRGPAWIVQPGVIAAAQVSQVPILPFHYECTKQWIAEKSWDKHRIPKPFTTFVISYGEPILIPRDLDEAGFERERLRVEKAMLENKSRAEQKAEELRGNKSSRSNRSELNPETRS is encoded by the coding sequence ATGTCAGAAAAATTGGATGTTCGGGAAAGTTTTAAGCGTAGGTTCCTTGTTTGGTTAGTGCCTACTCTAGTCGTATTTTTACAGAGGATCATCGGACTCACCTCAAAAAAGGTGGAATTAGGAAAGGAGCATTTTAATTCTCTGTATCCTTTAAAGAAGCCGTTTATCCTTTGTGTATGGCATACAAATGTTCTTTATTCACCCTACTTGAATAAGAATCGTAAGTTAGCGGTTTTGATTTCTGAATCTAAAGACGGGGATTTTATTACCGGAGTGGTGCATAGATTCGGAAATGGAAGTATTCGCGGAAGTTCCTCCAAAGGTGGTTCGAAAGCTCTTAAGGCAATGATCGTTCACTTGAGAAAAAATCTTCCTGCAGCGTTTACACCGGATGGGCCTAGAGGTCCTGCTTGGATTGTTCAGCCTGGGGTTATTGCCGCCGCCCAGGTTTCTCAGGTCCCTATCTTACCTTTTCATTATGAATGTACGAAACAATGGATTGCGGAGAAGTCCTGGGACAAACACAGGATCCCTAAACCTTTCACAACCTTTGTGATTTCTTACGGAGAACCCATCCTGATCCCTAGAGATCTGGATGAGGCCGGTTTCGAAAGAGAAAGATTGAGAGTAGAGAAAGCAATGCTCGAAAATAAAAGTCGAGCAGAGCAAAAAGCGGAAGAGCTTAGAGGCAACAAATCTTCTAGGTCGAACCGGTCCGAATTAAATCCAGAAACTCGCTCCTAG